The following proteins are co-located in the Anomalospiza imberbis isolate Cuckoo-Finch-1a 21T00152 chromosome Z, ASM3175350v1, whole genome shotgun sequence genome:
- the LOC137464604 gene encoding butyrophilin subfamily 2 member A2-like isoform X2 codes for MAFFLKPQPCTWDFALDYHTAKQFEVDVILDPATVGPEVILSEDLKEATWGRPRWQWPEGPGRFDTDPCMLGSEGFTSGRHYWEVEANGRFWAVGVARESVQRKGRVLFKPNTEIWGLQKYDELCVALTAPSNTSVPLLNGEIGVYLDYEVGQVSFYAVSSRQHIFTFPVASFSGERVFPYFCVLLSTIKLSPKR; via the exons ATGGCTTTCTTCCTCAAACCACAGCCATGCACGTGGGACTTTGCCCTGGACTACCACACCGCCAAACAGTTTGAAG tgGACGTAATCCTGGATCCAGCCACAGTGGGTCCAGAGGTGATCCTCTCTGAGGACCTCAAAGAAGCCACCTGGGGTAGACCTCGATGGCAGTGGCCTGAGGGTCCAGGCCGGTTTGACACAGACCCATGCATGCTGGGCAGCGAGGGCTTCACCTCGGGCCGTCACTACTGGGAGGTGGAGGCCAATGGGCGCTTCTGGGCTGTGGGGGTGGCCCGTGAGTCAGTTCAGAGGAAAGGCCGGGTCCTCTTCAAGCCCAACACTGAAATTTGGGGCTTGCAGAAGTATGATGAGCTCTGTGTTGCTCTCACAGCTCCATCCAACACCTCTGTCCCACTCCTCAATGGGGAGATTGGGGTCTATCTGGATTACGAGGTGGGACAGGTCTCTTTCTATGCTGTCAGTAGCCGCCAACACATCTTCACTTTTCCTGTGGCCTCCTTTAGTGGGGAGAGGGTCTTCCCCTACTTTTGCGTGCTCCTCTCAACCATTAAATTGTCCCCCAAGCGCTGA
- the LOC137464604 gene encoding butyrophilin subfamily 2 member A2-like isoform X1 → MTARKTPRREDSEGAMAFFLKPQPCTWDFALDYHTAKQFEVDVILDPATVGPEVILSEDLKEATWGRPRWQWPEGPGRFDTDPCMLGSEGFTSGRHYWEVEANGRFWAVGVARESVQRKGRVLFKPNTEIWGLQKYDELCVALTAPSNTSVPLLNGEIGVYLDYEVGQVSFYAVSSRQHIFTFPVASFSGERVFPYFCVLLSTIKLSPKR, encoded by the exons ATGACAGCAAGGAAAACACCAAGAAG AGAGGACTCTGAGGGTGCAATGGCTTTCTTCCTCAAACCACAGCCATGCACGTGGGACTTTGCCCTGGACTACCACACCGCCAAACAGTTTGAAG tgGACGTAATCCTGGATCCAGCCACAGTGGGTCCAGAGGTGATCCTCTCTGAGGACCTCAAAGAAGCCACCTGGGGTAGACCTCGATGGCAGTGGCCTGAGGGTCCAGGCCGGTTTGACACAGACCCATGCATGCTGGGCAGCGAGGGCTTCACCTCGGGCCGTCACTACTGGGAGGTGGAGGCCAATGGGCGCTTCTGGGCTGTGGGGGTGGCCCGTGAGTCAGTTCAGAGGAAAGGCCGGGTCCTCTTCAAGCCCAACACTGAAATTTGGGGCTTGCAGAAGTATGATGAGCTCTGTGTTGCTCTCACAGCTCCATCCAACACCTCTGTCCCACTCCTCAATGGGGAGATTGGGGTCTATCTGGATTACGAGGTGGGACAGGTCTCTTTCTATGCTGTCAGTAGCCGCCAACACATCTTCACTTTTCCTGTGGCCTCCTTTAGTGGGGAGAGGGTCTTCCCCTACTTTTGCGTGCTCCTCTCAACCATTAAATTGTCCCCCAAGCGCTGA
- the LOC137464605 gene encoding killer cell lectin-like receptor subfamily B member 1B allele B isoform X1, with product MAGEVFYADLRHLGDGSSVQKHHAPAFCPWWHRLLLIARGLGQLILLVLVVVLSVQVFQGSPQPVVTSVTQLGSGIQGRNQVEQCMFSSLVRYFCKPQGDSPTAYAGCKLCPHDWQLHGKRCYWLSEELGNWTQGMKSCENQNFQLVVLQDKKEKEHIKTVTSKSPPPVWIGLRSHQKVWRWVDDTHFNPKI from the exons ATGGCTGGGGAAGTATTTTATGCTGATTTAAGGCATCTTGGGGATGGTTCTTCAGTTCAGAAGCATCATG CCCCTGCCTTCTGTCCATGGTGGCACAGACTCCTTCTCATAGCCAGGGGGCTGGGGCAACTCATCCTACTGGTCCTGGTGGTGGTGCTGAGTGTGCAGG TTTTTCAGGGCTCCCCACAGCCAGTGGTGACAAGCGTTACACAGCTAGGCAGTGGGATCCAGGGAAGGAACCAGGTGGAGCAGTGCATGTTTTCATCCCTGGTGCGGTATTTCTGCAAGCCCCAAGGGGACAGCCCCACAG CCTATGCTGGCTGCAAGCTGTGTCCCCATGATTGGCAGCTCCATGGGAAAAGATGCTACTGGCTTTCTGAGGAATTGGGAAACTGGACTCAAGGTATGAAAAGCTGTGAGAACCAGAACTTCCAGCTGGTGGTGCTCcaggacaagaaagaaaag GAGCACATCAAGACTGTTACAAGCAAGAGCCCACCACCAGTGTGGATTGGATTAAGGTCACATCAGAAGGTGTGGAGATGGGTAGATGACACACATTTCAACCCCAAAATTTGA
- the LOC137464605 gene encoding killer cell lectin-like receptor subfamily B member 1B allele B isoform X2 — MVLQFRSIMVTPAFCPWWHRLLLIARGLGQLILLVLVVVLSVQVFQGSPQPVVTSVTQLGSGIQGRNQVEQCMFSSLVRYFCKPQGDSPTAYAGCKLCPHDWQLHGKRCYWLSEELGNWTQGMKSCENQNFQLVVLQDKKEKEHIKTVTSKSPPPVWIGLRSHQKVWRWVDDTHFNPKI; from the exons ATGGTTCTTCAGTTCAGAAGCATCATGGTAA CCCCTGCCTTCTGTCCATGGTGGCACAGACTCCTTCTCATAGCCAGGGGGCTGGGGCAACTCATCCTACTGGTCCTGGTGGTGGTGCTGAGTGTGCAGG TTTTTCAGGGCTCCCCACAGCCAGTGGTGACAAGCGTTACACAGCTAGGCAGTGGGATCCAGGGAAGGAACCAGGTGGAGCAGTGCATGTTTTCATCCCTGGTGCGGTATTTCTGCAAGCCCCAAGGGGACAGCCCCACAG CCTATGCTGGCTGCAAGCTGTGTCCCCATGATTGGCAGCTCCATGGGAAAAGATGCTACTGGCTTTCTGAGGAATTGGGAAACTGGACTCAAGGTATGAAAAGCTGTGAGAACCAGAACTTCCAGCTGGTGGTGCTCcaggacaagaaagaaaag GAGCACATCAAGACTGTTACAAGCAAGAGCCCACCACCAGTGTGGATTGGATTAAGGTCACATCAGAAGGTGTGGAGATGGGTAGATGACACACATTTCAACCCCAAAATTTGA
- the LOC137464602 gene encoding C-type lectin domain family 2 member B-like isoform X1: MEEMRVYSGFLGMERNKRAGHSMEMKPEAHAACQVMLAVLFTALFITAIAFAVQAFQPHAQPCFQCPFDWIRYRGKCYYFSEVEGNWTSSQNNCSALGASLAMLDSTEDLSFVMRYKGISEHWIGLLREDEDQPWQWVNRSPLSHLFRIHGSGLCAYLDDNGLSSSHCSTERSWICNKYELQSSGKGNRMRWPPNLCVSSLGAAGRPSYSQISGAP, from the exons ATGGAGGAAATGAGAGTTTATTCGGGATTTTTGGGCATGGAAAGGAACAAGCGGGCAG GTCACAGCATGGAGATGAAGCCGGAGGCACATGCCGCCTGCCAGGTGATGCTGGCAGTGCTTTTCACAGCTCTGTTCATCACAGCCATCGCTTTTGCAG TGCAAGCTTTTCAGCCTcatgcccagccctgctttCAGTGTCCCTTTGACTGGATCAGGTACAGAGGAAAATGCTACTATTTTTCTGAGGTTGAGGGGAACTGGACATCCAGTCAGAACAACTGCTCAGCTCTTGGTGCTTCCTTGGCCATGCTGGACAGCACGGAGGACTTG aGCTTTGTGATGAGATACAAAGGTATCTCAGAGCATTGGATTGGCCTTTTGCGGGAGGATGAGGACCAGCCATGGCAATGGGTGAACCGCTCACCTCTATCTCACCT GTTTCGGATCCATGGTAGTGGGCTCTGTGCTTACCTGGATGACAATGGGCTCAGCTCCTCCCACTGCAGCACTGAGAGGAGCTGGATTTGTAATAAATAtgagctgcagagctcaggcaAGGGCAACAGGATGAGATGGCCTCCAAACCTCTGTGTCAGCTCTTTGGGTGCTGCAGGGAGACCTTCTTACTCCCAGATATCTGGTGCACCATAG